The Fusarium fujikuroi IMI 58289 draft genome, chromosome FFUJ_chr01 sequence ACTTCCTGGATGCAGCGTAAGCAGCTAAACCGTCAAGCCATGGTaaaacagcagcagcagcaagaagacgATCCTGATAGTGCGCCACTTCTCTCACTTGGCAGCGCAGCCCGACGCGAGATGCTCCTTGAGCGTCTCCCATATATGGCGCACATAGCTCGTGCTCGAAAAACACCAAGCTTCCGTTTGCGCGAACTTGAGAAGGTGGTTGCCTTCAAGGGCATTAATGCTGCCGATGAAGAGTCTGACGCAGATGACGACATGCAGCCGGGAGAGGCTTGGGCAACAGATAGGCCATCAGAGGAAATGAGTCCCCGGAAGAAGAGTGCGGGTATAAAGGAAGGAAATGTGTCGGGTCTTCTCGCTCAGAAATTGGTgctgagtgatgatgacatTGAGGATTAAGAACATAAATGGTTAATACCGAATGGGTGCATGGAAGCAACGCGATTTGAAGTTCTGGTTTTTATTTGCGCTTGGTGTCAAGATCATGACAACAATGGAACGGAGCAAAGGGGATAGATAATTTTGGCTGGGTTCACGGTCTCGCACAACCGAGTTTAGAGCGAGAGGGGAGAAATGTATAGGGACGGAAAGCTTTTACGAATGGttcaaatcatcatcatcacgtTGAAGTGAGCGTCTGGGCGCGGCGTTAAGTCTATCATGTATACAATATCGCAATCGTACAGATCACAATCTCTGGGAATCCTTCTTTTCCAGGCCAAAACTTTCAGGCCTTTTTTACTTTTCCAATTCCATTTCCATATCAAATCGCAAAAAAAACCCGATGAAGTATCACTTAGTGGTGGAACAGACGAATGTTCTGCTCAACAAAGGTAATGCCCAGCTTCTCAGCGGTATCGAATACGGCGGCATCGTTTTGGCTACCACCAGGAGCGGCAACATATTTGGCCCCTGACTGAGCAACGCGGAAGACATTGTCAATGAAGGGGAACTATCATGCGCGTTAGTGAAATTCAGTCGGCCGATGGATATACTACTTACGAAGGCGTCGCTGGAAACGCAGACATCCTTAAGCTGCTTCATCCAAGCCTCACGTTCCTCAGGGGTGAAGGCAGCTGGGACCTCCTCGAAAACACCCTCAAAGGCTTCGCGCTCAGGGCCGTCCTTGGGGAGCTGGCCACTGACGAGCAGGTCGATTGCGTTGCTCTTGTCAGGTCGCTTGGTacccttcttccacttgaTGCCGAGAACACGCTCATGGAATCGCATCCACCAGTTGTCGGCCTTGTCACCGGCGAGTCGAGTGCAATGAATTCGGGACTGTTGGCCAGCACCGAGACCAACAACCTGGCCATTGTATGCGTAGCAAACGGAGTTGCTCTGAGTGTACTTAAGAGTAATGGTGGCAATGGTCAGATCGCGAGCGGCGCTCTCTGGGAGAGAAGCAGTGTCTTTCGGGGTAATGATTGTGCTGAAGTGCTTGGGGGTAATCTCGACATCGTTGCGGTGCTGCTGGAGGTTAATGCCGTAGACGGTGCGGGTCTCGGTAGCAGGAGGGTTGTATTCGGGGTCGAtttgaagaacaagatatcggccacccttcttcttcttgaggatctcaagaGCGGCATCCTCGTAGCCAGGAGCAATAACACCATCGGAGACctccttggagatgatgcggGCAGTAGGaacgtcaacaacatcgctgAGAGCGATCATATCGCCAAAGCTGCTCATGCGATCGGCTCCTCGAGCACGAGCGTAAGCCTGGGCGAGGCTGGACTCATCAATACCCTCGATGTCATGGACAAAGTagaccttcttctcgtcctcgGTGAGGGGCAGGCCGATGGCAGCACCGGCGGGAGAGACGTGCTTGAAGCTGGCAGCAGCAGGCTTgccaagagccttcttgagctccttgaccaGAGGCCAGGCGTTGAGGGAGTCGAGGAGATTGATATAGCCGGGTGAGCCGCACAGAACCTTAAAGGGCAGGTTGCCCTCGGAAACATAGGCGGCGGCAGGCTTCTGATGAGGGTTGGCGCCATATCGAAGGGCAGTGTATTGTTCGCCGTTGCCGGCGTACTCCTTGCGGAAGAACTGGGAGATAGCAGCATCGTAGTCGGCAGTATGCTCGAAAGCCTTGAGGGCATAGCGGTTACGGCTGGCCTCGGTGATCTCGcccttctcgagctccttgaggAAGCCAGCGTAATCGTTAGGATCGCTGAGAATAGTGACGCGCTTGTGGTTCTTGGCGGCAGCACGGATAAGAGTAACACCACCGAtgtcaatctcctcaacggCCTCAGGGATGCTGACGTTGATCTTGGCGACGGTATCCTTGAAGGGGTAGAGGTTGCAGATGACATAATcgaccttgttgatgttctgcTCGGCGAGGTCCTTCTCGTCGGAGGCGAGATCACGGGCCAGGATACCTGCATGGACAGCAGGGTGAAGCGTCTTGACACGACCAGCAAGCATCTCGGGGGCCTTGGTGATGGCAGAGACATCCCTGCGGAAGTCGTTTAGCTCTAGTATCAAGCAATTGAGCGCTTGTATTGACTCACTCGACAGGGAATCCCGACTCTCGAATCATCTTGGAGGTGCCTCCAGAAGCGAGAATTCGAACATTCTGCTGGACAAGGCCCTTAGCCAGGTCCAGAAGACCGGTCTTGTCGTAGACTGAGACGATGGCGATCTTCTGCTGGGAGGACATCTTGGAAGCTAGAAAAGAGAACCTATTGGGAGAGAAAACGGGGAAAAGACAAAAGACAGAAtgtgacgacgaagaagaaaaataggAAAAGATGCAAGTGGGAAGAGGGCGTCTCATTCAGGTTTGGATTGGGCTCTCTGGCGAGTAAGGAAAGGCCAAAAGGAAAAAAGTTTGGCGGGGTAGTTGCGATTGCGGAAGAGCAATGGAGGGGGCGGGGCAGTCGCAGAAAAAACAGCGACAAGCGTGGATCGTGTTACTCTGAATTGTTGCAGTTATAAATCTTTTGCAGGGGAATCAGCCTTAAATGCTTGGTCAAAGCTTGGGATATGACGAACGAATGCGGAGGTTGAATGTCGTCCGTACTGGAATCATTTGGAGGGATGCGAGCTCTTGTCAGTAGATAAgaatagctatatagaaattgAGTTTAAGCCTAGGAAGCCTGAAAAGATTGgagcttaagcttttttaCGATGATGTCGTGAGAACACTCCGTCATCGCACGAATAGCAAAAAGGAATTTGGCTCACTTGATAAGCATCtaggaataaaaagaaatgtCTGATGAGACTGGGACTCGAACCCAGGAGGATTGCTCCACCAGGAAATTGGTGTTAAGGTTGACCTTAACCTGGCGCCATaaccaactcggccatctcaCCGATGCAATATTTCGAGTAGGAAATTCATACTAAGAGATCTATCTTtgttttttatatttcatttatatagaaaactatttaatttattaatctactataatatcaaataaaaggttttatatatttaaaagtattttattaattataaattattttctttattaacttctaacttatatatataaagtagacCTAAGCATTTAGTAAAtctctaataataattctaagGCCCAAATAAACAAGTAACTACTCAGGCATCTTGTGATAATGAATTGAATGAGCCACCCAGGAGCTTACAAACACATAGGATGCGCATGCGCGTGAACCTTCTCGTAGAACCTCCATTGCTGCAGCCTGCTTACACCAACTGACCTACTACCTACGCAATCACCCTTCATACCACCCCGCCTCGCTATTACTCACCGACCGTTTACACAACCAGAAAAAAaagacatcgtcaccatGCCTCGCAAGACGCTTCGTATACTATGCTTTGGAGACTCACTAACATCGGGATATTTCTGCCATGGCATGGACTCGCATCCATACGCTCTCAAACTGGAAGACCGGCTCACCGGGACGTTTCCCGAAGTGGACTTTGAGATCGTGCTGAATGCTGTGCCAGGCGATGTTGCTTCTTTCAAGCGCTTCAAAGATAGAATGGATGCTGCTTGTATGTGCCTCTCATTATACAGTGTTCTTTCAAGTCTTTTGTAGCGTTTGACCGGCTAACAAGGAGGGATAGGGGAGGATAATTATTACGACTGGACAATTATCCTCGGCGGTACGAAGTGAGTTATACAAACTCTGCCAGATACAAATATGCTGATATACGCCTGTAGCGATATAGCGTACGGCGTCCAACCTGAAGACATCTTTTCCGCCCTTAAGGACTTATACGATGTCCCTCTGAGTAGAGAATACAAGGTTCTCGCTCTAACAGTCCCTGAGTGCCAGTCAAAAGGCAAGAGAGGCACGTCGACAAGAAACGAGCTCAACCAGAGCATCCTTAAGAACAAAGACACGGGATAGTAAGTTTAAGAACTTTACAAAAGTTTTTACACAATTTTTTTAACTGTGAAATGACTGTCTTTGCTGGTAGTTGATGCTGATTTTTTACAGTTACGCCTTTGACCTTCATTCCAAGATACCCTACCATTCGCTCTCAGAACGGGATCGCGAAAGGTACTGGGATGACGGTCTCCATCTTCGAGACGAGGGCTACGACTGGATGGGCAATCATATCGCCGACGCCCTTATAGACATCCTCTGGAGCGAAGGCACATTTGAAGAGCCCACCAACTCCAAAACCTCGGAAGTCTTGGCACTGGAGGATGAAGTCCAGttcgatgaagaggatggcaACCCTCGGAATATTAATGAAGGATACGTGGTGGTCCGCAAGAAAGATTTGGACTAAAGCTTTTGGCTTATTAAAATTGCCAGTCTAGAACCAAGGGATACACATGCTATGCATTGACATAAACAGCCCTTGATCATCCCAATCCCTAAACGCCATATCCACTACGAGGTTCTAATCcgtccttttttttttcataCAACAAGGGTTGCGGCAACAAATTCCTATTAAAATAGAGTCAGTACGAGATCAACCAAAATTTTGATCAATAACTTGGGCACTTACGGGAAACTCCTTTTGCAGCGCATTGGTGACATTCTCCACCTCCTCGGCCAAACTCTCGACGTTGGCATCCCAATTTCGCATTTCTTTTCCAACAATAATTTCTGCTCGCCCACTACCCTTCTCTCCAGATGCCTCGCCACCCTCAAAGTACACAATGCCATCAATCTGATCCATACGTCCGACTAAACGGCCCTGCTCAATCATACGTGCAGTGGTCTCTTCAGCCTTGTCAGCATCCAGGCCCAATAGTGTTCCCAGGGCCTCGAATCTAATATTGTTGTAAAGTCTGGATGCGCCAAGAAGATTGTGCTCGACGACAGCCTTGGCGAGTACCGTGGAGCCATCTGATGTAGTTGCCAGCTGATGTGGCTGCAGCCCCTCTGCAAActtgtcaacctcttcaggtGACAACAGCCGGTCAAGGAACATCTTTTCCAGTATACCAAATTCCTCAAGTTGCGACGAACGCTCATCTTTGTAGAGGCGACTTAACGTTCGGTTTCTCATGGGACCAGCGGGTGCCAGAACAGCACATTTCACCGCCATACTGAGCGTATGTAAGCGttcctcttcgtcaatcGCAGGCGAGAAGCTGATCTCGTGATATCGTTGAGATGCGGATAAAAAGTCGCGCTGAGCGTCCAGAATGCGGGCTTGTGAGAGTTTGAAGTGCAAGTTTAGTTCTTGATCAGATACGGTATgcatgatgttcttgagcttgttgatatACATCTCGGCGGCCGTAGAGTCGTCGACTTCGAGATAGTTTCGAACGATGCGAATCCATGTGCGAGCTTTCTCCTCATCGGTGATCTTGCGCTGAGAACTGTCAAGGGGAATATCGGCTAGAGTCTTTGCAGCATCAAGGAAATCACCGTTGCTTTCGTGGGCCGTTGCAATGAGCTCACGGATAGTGGCGACGGCATCAacgaaggaagaagatgatggctggGCCGCGATGGTGTTTAGCGTTCGATTCCCAACCTCGATCCACATATCCTCGTTCTTTAGTTCTCGGAGTGTCGCAATAAAAGACGCGAGGACGGTTCGCGTGGCCACGACGCCGAGCGCCTGGTTAAAGAAGGAGTCGACGACAGCATTTAGGTCGTCGGTAGCGGTGGACGGGGATGAAATGTTCTTAATTTCGGAGAGCAGTTGCTCGTAGAGAGGTCCCTTCTCTCCAGAATAAGACTCGGCGTTGGAGATCGCCTCCGCTACTTTGGGATTTGGTGCCATGGCCGTCGGTTGGTAGGAATCTGTTAGATGCAAAGATGA is a genomic window containing:
- a CDS encoding probable 5-aminoimidazole-4-carboxamide ribonucleotide transformylase/IMP cyclohydrolase; its protein translation is MSSQQKIAIVSVYDKTGLLDLAKGLVQQNVRILASGGTSKMIRESGFPVEDVSAITKAPEMLAGRVKTLHPAVHAGILARDLASDEKDLAEQNINKVDYVICNLYPFKDTVAKINVSIPEAVEEIDIGGVTLIRAAAKNHKRVTILSDPNDYAGFLKELEKGEITEASRNRYALKAFEHTADYDAAISQFFRKEYAGNGEQYTALRYGANPHQKPAAAYVSEGNLPFKVLCGSPGYINLLDSLNAWPLVKELKKALGKPAAASFKHVSPAGAAIGLPLTEDEKKVYFVHDIEGIDESSLAQAYARARGADRMSSFGDMIALSDVVDVPTARIISKEVSDGVIAPGYEDAALEILKKKKGGRYLVLQIDPEYNPPATETRTVYGINLQQHRNDVEITPKHFSTIITPKDTASLPESAARDLTIATITLKYTQSNSVCYAYNGQVVGLGAGQQSRIHCTRLAGDKADNWWMRFHERVLGIKWKKGTKRPDKSNAIDLLVSGQLPKDGPEREAFEGVFEEVPAAFTPEEREAWMKQLKDVCVSSDAFFPFIDNVFRVAQSGAKYVAAPGGSQNDAAVFDTAEKLGITFVEQNIRLFHH
- a CDS encoding related to esterase codes for the protein MPRKTLRILCFGDSLTSGYFCHGMDSHPYALKLEDRLTGTFPEVDFEIVLNAVPGDVASFKRFKDRMDAAWEDNYYDWTIILGGTNDIAYGVQPEDIFSALKDLYDVPLSREYKVLALTVPECQSKGKRGTSTRNELNQSILKNKDTGYYAFDLHSKIPYHSLSERDRERYWDDGLHLRDEGYDWMGNHIADALIDILWSEGTFEEPTNSKTSEVLALEDEVQFDEEDGNPRNINEGYVVVRKKDLD
- a CDS encoding related to COP9 signalosome subunit 4, with protein sequence MAPNPKVAEAISNAESYSGEKGPLYEQLLSEIKNISSPSTATDDLNAVVDSFFNQALGVVATRTVLASFIATLRELKNEDMWIEVGNRTLNTIAAQPSSSSFVDAVATIRELIATAHESNGDFLDAAKTLADIPLDSSQRKITDEEKARTWIRIVRNYLEVDDSTAAEMYINKLKNIMHTVSDQELNLHFKLSQARILDAQRDFLSASQRYHEISFSPAIDEEERLHTLSMAVKCAVLAPAGPMRNRTLSRLYKDERSSQLEEFGILEKMFLDRLLSPEEVDKFAEGLQPHQLATTSDGSTVLAKAVVEHNLLGASRLYNNIRFEALGTLLGLDADKAEETTARMIEQGRLVGRMDQIDGIVYFEGGEASGEKGSGRAEIIVGKEMRNWDANVESLAEEVENVTNALQKEFPEFVAATLVV